Proteins from a genomic interval of Beijerinckia indica subsp. indica ATCC 9039:
- a CDS encoding succinate CoA transferase yields the protein MSKDRIRRPSLLSKVVSADQAASLIHDGMTVGMSGFTRAGEAKAVPLALAARNAAHPIKITLLTGASLGNNIDKLLTEAGVLARRLPFQSDATLRNAINQGDVLFIDQHLSETVEFLRSHQMKPVDVAIIEAVAITEDGGIVPTTSVGNSASFALSAKQIIVELNSSHAAELEGLHDIYIPGKRPLRDSIPVVASNSRIGTHAIPVNPDNIAAIVLTDKFDSPASLAAPDSETIAIAAHLTDFLSNEVKQGRLSNSLNPLQAGIGNIANSVLYGLVHSPFEQLTMYSEVLQDSTVALLDSGKLVFASGASMTLSQPVADAFFPHIAKYKDRLVLRPQEISNHPEIIRRLGIIAINTALECDIYGNVNSTHVNGTHMMNGIGGSGDFARNAYMAIFVAKSTAKDGAISTVVPMVTHCDHNEHDVDILVTEHGLADLRALAPRERAKIVINNCVDPAYRDQALDYHNRALARGGQTPHVLEEAFSWHQQRAKTGSMRLS from the coding sequence ATGTCAAAAGACCGTATCCGTCGGCCCTCCCTCCTGTCCAAGGTCGTCAGCGCTGACCAAGCCGCCAGTCTCATCCACGATGGTATGACCGTCGGCATGAGCGGTTTCACACGCGCCGGCGAAGCCAAGGCCGTTCCCCTCGCGCTTGCCGCCCGCAACGCCGCCCATCCCATCAAGATCACCCTCCTGACGGGCGCTTCGCTGGGCAATAATATCGACAAACTCCTGACCGAAGCTGGCGTGCTGGCCCGCCGCCTGCCGTTCCAGTCAGACGCCACTCTGCGTAATGCGATCAATCAAGGCGACGTCCTGTTCATCGACCAGCATCTTTCGGAAACGGTCGAATTCCTGCGCTCGCATCAGATGAAGCCCGTCGATGTCGCGATCATCGAGGCGGTGGCAATCACCGAGGACGGCGGCATCGTGCCGACCACTTCGGTCGGCAATTCCGCGTCTTTCGCTTTGTCCGCCAAGCAGATCATCGTCGAGCTCAATTCGAGCCATGCCGCCGAGCTCGAGGGCCTGCACGACATCTATATTCCTGGCAAAAGGCCCCTTCGCGATTCCATTCCGGTCGTCGCCAGCAACAGCCGGATCGGCACGCATGCCATTCCGGTCAATCCCGACAATATAGCGGCCATTGTTCTCACAGACAAATTCGATAGTCCCGCCTCTCTCGCCGCGCCGGACTCGGAAACCATTGCCATTGCCGCTCATCTCACCGACTTCCTTTCGAATGAAGTCAAGCAGGGACGGCTCAGCAATAGCCTCAACCCGCTTCAGGCCGGCATCGGCAATATCGCCAATTCCGTTCTCTATGGATTGGTCCATAGCCCCTTTGAACAGTTGACCATGTATAGCGAGGTGCTGCAGGACAGCACGGTAGCCCTGCTCGATTCCGGCAAGCTGGTCTTCGCCTCGGGCGCGTCGATGACACTCAGCCAACCCGTCGCCGACGCTTTCTTCCCCCATATCGCCAAATACAAGGATCGCCTGGTCCTGCGTCCGCAAGAGATCAGCAATCATCCGGAAATCATCCGCCGCCTCGGCATCATCGCCATCAATACGGCGCTGGAATGCGACATTTATGGCAATGTCAATTCCACCCATGTCAATGGCACGCATATGATGAACGGCATCGGCGGTTCGGGCGATTTCGCGCGTAACGCCTATATGGCGATCTTCGTGGCCAAGTCGACAGCCAAGGACGGCGCCATCTCGACCGTCGTTCCCATGGTCACCCATTGCGACCACAACGAACATGACGTCGATATTCTGGTGACCGAACACGGCCTCGCCGATCTGCGGGCACTTGCCCCGCGCGAACGCGCGAAAATCGTCATCAACAATTGCGTCGATCCGGCCTATCGCGATCAGGCGCTCGATTACCACAATCGGGCCTTGGCGCGCGGCGGTCAGACGCCGCATGTCCTGGAGGAAGCCTTCTCCTGGCACCAGCAACGGGCCAAAACCGGCAGCATGCGGCTCAGCTGA
- a CDS encoding SspB family protein: MAVDLIRYDLLVQDALRGVVRKVLTDAVREGLPGEHHFYITFRTHAPGVRLSAAMREQYPDEMTIILQHQFWDLSVNEQAFEVGLSFKGVPEILRIPFDAVTGFFDPSVRFALKFELEDEAVEAGANDTDTPDQGRPDGAVPLLVASESPAQGSSTAAGSSESSSLPAPEEAKVVSIDAFRKKT, encoded by the coding sequence ATGGCCGTTGATCTGATCCGCTACGATCTCCTCGTTCAAGATGCCTTGCGTGGCGTCGTCCGCAAGGTTCTGACCGATGCCGTGCGGGAAGGTCTGCCTGGCGAACACCATTTCTACATCACCTTCAGGACACATGCGCCGGGCGTCCGACTGTCGGCTGCGATGCGGGAGCAATATCCCGATGAAATGACGATCATTCTCCAGCATCAGTTCTGGGATTTGAGCGTCAATGAACAGGCGTTCGAGGTCGGTCTGTCCTTCAAGGGCGTGCCGGAAATTCTCCGCATCCCATTCGACGCCGTGACAGGGTTCTTTGATCCTTCCGTGCGCTTCGCCCTCAAATTCGAGCTTGAGGACGAGGCTGTCGAAGCCGGTGCCAATGACACGGATACGCCGGACCAGGGCCGGCCCGATGGGGCTGTGCCTTTGCTTGTTGCGAGCGAAAGTCCAGCGCAGGGATCGTCCACCGCCGCAGGTTCCTCGGAATCCTCTTCACTGCCGGCGCCCGAGGAGGCCAAGGTTGTCTCGATCGACGCTTTCCGCAAGAAGACTTGA
- a CDS encoding CPBP family intramembrane glutamic endopeptidase, with amino-acid sequence MSLASSDQMPGKAKPYEFFGLCVSLLVIAGLTLLFCLICTGLVIGLGQIFSPAAHIANLLRGLFEANRKQALSQAALRDLGLATSFLFYAAATAAILVVARWRGGRAFRDVIGWRPWNPFRADKIFWLIAGATLAYSFAADFALTHFYPQSENWFNIPKDLGIAGLVLLLTVVFAPICEELFFRGWIYTSLRAQFGLILALLVSSGIFAFLHYEKTHLYALIIFPIGLALGVIRERNGLAASTGFHALFNFAACAVSFIGND; translated from the coding sequence ATGAGCCTCGCCTCATCCGATCAAATGCCAGGGAAAGCAAAGCCTTACGAATTCTTCGGGCTTTGCGTCAGCCTGCTTGTCATTGCCGGCCTCACTTTGCTTTTCTGCCTTATTTGCACAGGCCTTGTGATTGGCCTCGGTCAAATCTTCTCTCCGGCCGCGCATATTGCAAATCTGTTGCGAGGCCTCTTCGAGGCCAATCGCAAACAGGCTTTGTCCCAAGCCGCGTTGCGCGACCTCGGGCTCGCGACGTCCTTCCTGTTTTATGCGGCGGCGACCGCCGCGATCCTGGTCGTCGCGCGCTGGCGCGGCGGGCGAGCGTTTCGCGACGTCATCGGCTGGCGGCCCTGGAACCCCTTTCGCGCGGATAAAATCTTCTGGCTGATCGCAGGAGCTACTCTTGCCTATAGTTTCGCCGCCGATTTCGCCCTCACCCATTTTTATCCGCAATCGGAAAACTGGTTCAACATCCCCAAGGACTTGGGCATCGCCGGCCTCGTTCTGCTTCTGACCGTTGTTTTCGCGCCGATCTGCGAGGAATTATTTTTCCGTGGCTGGATTTATACGAGCCTCAGAGCCCAATTTGGCTTGATCCTGGCCCTTCTCGTCAGTTCCGGCATTTTCGCTTTTCTGCATTATGAAAAGACGCATCTTTACGCGCTCATCATCTTTCCGATCGGCCTCGCTTTGGGCGTGATTCGCGAAAGGAACGGCCTTGCCGCCTCGACCGGCTTTCATGCCCTTTTCAATTTTGCCGCTTGCGCCGTGAGTTTTATTGGAAACGATTAG
- the thyX gene encoding FAD-dependent thymidylate synthase yields MASQNADHADRLESSLSLSEVRRRDIAEARQNPAQTLRPTVPALEALLHELIPVLDHGFVRVIDYMGDDSAVVQAARVSYGRGTKKVSEDRGLIRYLMRHRHTTPFEMCAIKLHVKLPIFIARQWIRHRMASVNEISARYSILDNEFYLPSAGQLAAQSTDNRQGRGTVLEGEEAARVLEILREDALRTYRDYEFMLNEGETRDPARQGLARELARINLTLNTYTQWYWKADLHNLLHFLSLRADSHAQYEIRAYAEAILKIVAAWTPLTHEAFIDYRLGAVTLSKTAIGLVARMIRGEKITQTSSGLGEREWREFTAALGLEDL; encoded by the coding sequence ATGGCATCGCAAAATGCCGATCATGCTGATCGGCTCGAATCGTCCTTATCACTGTCCGAAGTGCGCCGGAGGGACATTGCCGAAGCGCGGCAAAACCCTGCGCAAACCCTGCGCCCCACCGTGCCGGCGCTGGAAGCTCTTCTGCACGAACTGATTCCCGTGCTCGATCACGGCTTTGTTCGCGTCATCGATTATATGGGCGATGATTCCGCCGTGGTGCAAGCCGCGCGCGTCTCCTATGGCCGGGGGACCAAAAAGGTCAGCGAGGATCGCGGTCTCATCCGCTATCTGATGCGCCATCGCCATACGACGCCTTTTGAAATGTGCGCGATCAAGCTGCACGTGAAATTGCCGATTTTCATCGCGCGGCAATGGATCCGGCACCGCATGGCGAGCGTGAATGAAATTTCAGCACGCTATTCAATTCTCGATAATGAATTCTATCTGCCCTCGGCCGGCCAGCTCGCCGCCCAATCCACCGATAACAGGCAGGGACGCGGCACGGTCCTCGAAGGCGAGGAAGCCGCACGCGTTCTAGAAATTCTACGCGAGGATGCGCTGCGCACTTATCGTGATTACGAATTCATGCTGAATGAAGGGGAGACACGCGATCCGGCGCGCCAGGGTCTCGCGCGCGAACTGGCACGGATTAACCTGACCCTCAACACCTATACCCAATGGTATTGGAAGGCGGATCTCCACAATCTTCTGCATTTCCTGAGCCTGCGCGCCGACAGCCACGCCCAATATGAGATTCGCGCCTATGCCGAGGCGATTTTGAAGATCGTCGCGGCCTGGACGCCCCTCACTCACGAGGCTTTTATCGACTACAGGCTCGGCGCGGTCACTTTGTCGAAAACCGCGATTGGCCTCGTCGCCCGCATGATCCGCGGGGAAAAAATTACGCAAACATCGAGCGGGCTCGGCGAGCGCGAATGGCGGGAATTCACCGCCGCTTTGGGGCTGGAAGACCTTTGA
- a CDS encoding OmpW/AlkL family protein, whose translation MRKFIRFVLAAFLLSSAAVEATAADLPPVPATPAPTLPDAFQPWQIRLRAVGLITSSGGGNTVRAQANGAYVSDGIKASNAVIPEIDISYYLTKNFALELVCCVSYHKLFLKGGPLANTQVGDTWVFPPTVMLQYHWTDFGKFQPYIGVGVNYTHYFNQQAAYGVLSHLSVNDSWGIAGQVGFDYMINDHWGVNVDVKKIMMEPSVTANLGNGTLLRGGARIDPWLIGAGITYRFGGPDAAPAPVLAKY comes from the coding sequence TTGCGTAAATTCATTCGGTTTGTTCTCGCTGCTTTTCTCTTGAGTTCGGCAGCGGTCGAAGCAACGGCGGCTGATCTTCCTCCTGTTCCGGCAACGCCCGCGCCGACTCTTCCGGATGCCTTCCAGCCCTGGCAGATTCGTCTGCGCGCCGTCGGCCTCATCACGTCATCGGGCGGCGGCAATACTGTTCGCGCGCAAGCAAACGGTGCTTATGTCAGTGATGGCATCAAGGCGAGCAATGCTGTTATTCCGGAAATCGATATCAGCTATTACCTGACCAAGAATTTCGCTCTCGAACTCGTTTGCTGCGTCTCCTATCACAAGCTCTTCCTGAAGGGCGGCCCGTTGGCGAATACGCAGGTAGGCGATACCTGGGTCTTCCCGCCCACGGTCATGCTGCAATATCACTGGACCGATTTTGGCAAGTTTCAGCCCTATATCGGCGTCGGTGTGAACTATACGCATTACTTCAACCAGCAGGCGGCCTATGGCGTTCTCAGCCATCTGAGTGTCAATGATTCCTGGGGCATCGCCGGTCAGGTCGGTTTTGATTACATGATCAATGATCATTGGGGCGTCAACGTCGACGTCAAGAAGATCATGATGGAGCCGAGCGTCACGGCCAACCTCGGCAACGGCACCCTGCTGCGCGGCGGCGCGAGGATTGATCCCTGGCTCATCGGCGCCGGCATCACTTATCGCTTCGGTGGCCCGGATGCGGCGCCAGCCCCGGTTCTTGCGAAATATTGA
- the wrbA gene encoding NAD(P)H:quinone oxidoreductase, whose amino-acid sequence MAETNVLIAFYSRSGVTEALAKAIAEGAEASGAVVRLRRARELVSPEVMALAPGWKEAAEAMNARYEAPTSADAEWADALVLGTPTRFGAMSSELKAYIDGLGGLWVKGKLVGKAGSVFCSTSTPHGGNESTLLSMYNPLAHLGFIIVPTGYADPSLYKAGTPYGSSAISFSKAEPPTADDLEVARFQGRRVTEVAAALKAFALAKAA is encoded by the coding sequence ATGGCGGAAACCAATGTCCTGATCGCCTTTTATTCGCGCAGTGGCGTGACCGAGGCTCTGGCGAAAGCCATAGCCGAGGGAGCGGAGGCTTCGGGCGCGGTTGTTCGCCTGCGGCGGGCGCGCGAACTCGTATCCCCTGAAGTCATGGCGCTCGCACCCGGCTGGAAGGAAGCCGCCGAGGCCATGAATGCGCGATATGAGGCTCCGACGAGTGCCGATGCCGAATGGGCTGATGCCTTGGTGCTGGGGACGCCGACACGGTTCGGCGCGATGTCCTCGGAGCTCAAGGCCTATATTGACGGGCTGGGCGGGCTTTGGGTGAAAGGGAAGCTGGTTGGCAAGGCGGGCTCGGTCTTCTGTTCCACTTCGACCCCGCATGGCGGCAATGAATCGACCTTGCTGTCCATGTATAATCCGCTGGCGCATCTCGGCTTCATTATCGTTCCGACAGGCTATGCCGATCCCAGCCTCTACAAGGCGGGCACGCCTTATGGCTCTAGCGCCATCTCCTTTAGCAAGGCGGAGCCACCGACGGCGGATGATCTCGAAGTGGCCCGTTTTCAGGGCCGCCGAGTCACGGAAGTCGCGGCGGCCTTGAAGGCCTTTGCTTTGGCCAAGGCGGCATAA
- the rdgB gene encoding RdgB/HAM1 family non-canonical purine NTP pyrophosphatase — translation MPLSPSGADRLVIATHNAGKLREMRELLAPYRITAVSAGELRLPEPEETGATFIANAEIKAKAAAERSGLPALADDSGLCVEGLGGAPGIYSARWAGEGKDFAAAMSRIAMELEKAKVPPPHRAYFVSALALALPDGTISTFEGKVFGILVFPPRGTRGFGYDPIFLPDGYERTFGEMEAEEKHGLPADGSQALSHRARAFQLFARACLTQGPPD, via the coding sequence ATGCCTTTATCCCCTTCCGGTGCCGACCGATTGGTGATCGCCACGCATAATGCCGGCAAGCTGCGGGAAATGCGCGAATTGCTCGCGCCCTATCGCATCACGGCTGTCTCGGCGGGCGAATTGAGGCTGCCTGAGCCGGAGGAAACCGGCGCAACTTTTATCGCCAATGCCGAGATCAAGGCGAAAGCCGCCGCCGAGCGTTCGGGCCTTCCGGCGCTGGCCGATGATTCCGGCCTCTGTGTCGAGGGACTTGGCGGCGCGCCGGGCATTTATTCCGCGCGCTGGGCGGGCGAGGGCAAGGATTTCGCTGCCGCCATGAGCCGTATCGCAATGGAGCTCGAAAAGGCCAAGGTGCCACCTCCGCATCGGGCCTATTTCGTCTCCGCGCTCGCTCTGGCTCTGCCGGATGGCACGATCTCCACTTTCGAGGGCAAGGTTTTCGGAATTTTGGTCTTTCCGCCTCGCGGCACGCGCGGTTTTGGCTACGATCCGATTTTCTTACCGGATGGCTATGAAAGAACCTTCGGGGAAATGGAGGCAGAGGAAAAGCACGGTCTGCCCGCCGATGGCTCGCAGGCCCTGTCGCATCGGGCGCGCGCCTTTCAGCTTTTTGCCCGCGCCTGTTTGACGCAAGGCCCCCCTGATTGA
- the rph gene encoding ribonuclease PH translates to MRPSKRAAQDLRPVTLERNVARYAEGSCLVKFGGTHVLCTASLEDKPPPWLRGQGRGWVTAEYAMLPRATHTRTRRESMSGKPSGRTQEIQRLIGRSLRAVTNLPALGERQITLDCDVLQADGGTRTAAITGAWVALHDCCKWMHGRSIIKEFPLREHVAAVSCGIYQGEAVLDLDYEEDSVAQTDANFVMTGGGALVEVQASAEGAVFSEDELSVLLALAKGGIAQLVNIQKLAIG, encoded by the coding sequence ATGCGTCCCTCCAAACGTGCCGCCCAGGACTTGCGTCCGGTGACGCTCGAACGCAATGTCGCCCGCTATGCCGAAGGCTCCTGCCTCGTCAAATTTGGCGGCACTCATGTCCTTTGCACGGCCTCGCTCGAGGATAAGCCGCCGCCGTGGCTGCGCGGGCAGGGACGTGGCTGGGTGACGGCTGAATATGCCATGTTGCCCCGCGCGACTCATACACGCACGCGCCGTGAATCCATGTCCGGCAAGCCATCCGGGCGGACGCAGGAAATCCAGCGCCTGATCGGGCGCAGCCTGCGCGCGGTCACGAATCTTCCGGCTTTAGGCGAGCGTCAGATCACCCTCGACTGCGATGTCTTGCAAGCCGATGGCGGCACGCGGACGGCCGCGATCACCGGGGCCTGGGTTGCCTTGCATGATTGCTGCAAATGGATGCATGGCCGCTCGATCATCAAGGAATTTCCGTTGCGCGAACATGTGGCGGCGGTGTCCTGCGGCATTTACCAGGGCGAAGCGGTTCTCGATCTTGATTACGAGGAGGATTCTGTCGCCCAGACCGATGCAAATTTCGTCATGACGGGCGGCGGCGCTCTGGTCGAGGTGCAGGCGAGCGCCGAGGGGGCCGTCTTCAGCGAGGACGAGTTGAGCGTCCTTTTGGCTTTGGCCAAGGGCGGGATCGCCCAATTGGTGAATATCCAGAAGCTCGCGATCGGCTGA
- a CDS encoding 50S ribosomal protein L11 methyltransferase: protein MSTDTSTVLRLDCEEAIAEQIADLVAETFSSDEAAASTFELKPAERKEGLPGWRVEIFLTASVSEEAVRALVATIAGAEVATAATSTPIEQRDWVAAALEGLAPVRAGRFLVHGAHRRDAVRVNDLAIEIEAALAFGTGHHGSTRGCLLMFDRVTKARHPKQILDLGTGSGILAMAAARLLHRKVEACDIDKDSVLAARGNARHNGVARLVRPVVASGTSHPAIHAGAPYDLVFANILARPLRGLAPSVARVTQRGADIILSGLLARDVPGVLSAYRIQGMALRDRLDLEGWVTLHLRKQ from the coding sequence GTGAGCACCGATACGTCCACCGTCCTGCGTCTTGATTGCGAGGAAGCAATCGCCGAACAGATCGCCGATCTTGTCGCCGAAACCTTCTCCTCCGATGAAGCCGCCGCCAGCACATTCGAACTGAAACCCGCTGAGAGGAAGGAAGGCCTGCCCGGCTGGCGCGTCGAAATCTTCCTCACCGCCTCGGTCAGCGAGGAAGCCGTGCGCGCACTCGTGGCAACGATCGCCGGCGCGGAGGTCGCGACGGCCGCCACCAGCACGCCCATCGAGCAACGTGATTGGGTCGCCGCCGCTCTCGAAGGCCTGGCACCTGTGCGGGCCGGCCGTTTTCTCGTCCATGGCGCCCATCGCCGCGATGCCGTGCGGGTCAATGATCTCGCCATCGAGATCGAGGCGGCGCTCGCATTCGGTACGGGCCATCACGGCTCGACGCGCGGTTGCCTCTTGATGTTTGATCGTGTGACCAAGGCGAGACACCCCAAACAGATCCTCGACCTCGGCACGGGCTCCGGCATTCTTGCCATGGCGGCGGCCCGCCTGCTGCACCGCAAGGTCGAGGCCTGCGACATCGATAAGGATTCGGTTCTCGCCGCGCGCGGCAATGCCCGGCACAATGGCGTCGCGCGCCTCGTGCGCCCGGTCGTCGCCTCGGGTACGAGTCATCCCGCAATCCACGCGGGGGCGCCTTATGATCTCGTCTTTGCCAATATTCTTGCCCGTCCCCTACGCGGGCTTGCGCCTTCCGTCGCACGTGTGACACAGCGCGGCGCCGATATCATTCTGTCCGGCCTGCTCGCGCGCGATGTCCCCGGTGTCCTGAGCGCCTACCGCATACAGGGCATGGCCTTGCGCGATCGGCTCGATCTTGAAGGCTGGGTCACGCTGCATCTTCGGAAACAATAA
- a CDS encoding NAD-dependent succinate-semialdehyde dehydrogenase produces the protein MAYQTVNPYTNEVVATFPDLTDAELTRLTDQAEKTYETWSVASYADRAKIVGKAAEILRAQAQDYARLLTLEMGKLYRESLAEVELSADILAYYAKNAETFLAPKELPEAQAYGAKAMIVNQPLGIILAIEPWNFPYYQLARVVGPQFMAGNVVMVKHASCVPQSAAAFEKLFRDAGAPAGLYTNLYATRAQLERLVDDPRIVGVALTGSEGAGAKIAAQAGQNLKKTTLELGGSDAFIVLEDADLEKAVKWAVWGRMNNGGQCCVASKRIIVVDSIADKFLTKFGEELGKLQPGDPMDEATGLPPLSSQGAADQLNEQVATAVKHGAHALRVGPVPPNKGAFVQTTILTDVKPENPVYYQELFGPVAMFFKVKDDKEAIKLANDNPYGLGGSVFTQNTEHGVEVAKQIDTGMVYINHPTWTKADIPFGGVKRSGFGRELSALGIEEFVNKKLINVVPIDHPA, from the coding sequence GTGGCTTACCAAACTGTCAATCCTTATACCAATGAAGTCGTGGCGACTTTTCCCGACCTCACGGACGCTGAGCTGACCAGGCTGACCGATCAGGCGGAAAAGACCTATGAAACCTGGTCCGTCGCCTCTTATGCGGATCGGGCGAAAATCGTCGGCAAGGCCGCCGAGATCCTGCGCGCGCAAGCGCAGGATTATGCCCGCCTTTTGACGCTCGAAATGGGCAAACTCTATCGCGAAAGCTTGGCTGAGGTGGAGCTTTCCGCTGACATTCTGGCTTATTATGCGAAGAACGCCGAGACCTTTCTGGCGCCGAAGGAACTGCCCGAAGCGCAGGCCTATGGCGCCAAGGCGATGATCGTCAATCAGCCGCTCGGAATCATTTTAGCCATCGAGCCTTGGAACTTTCCCTATTATCAGCTCGCGCGCGTTGTTGGGCCGCAATTTATGGCCGGCAATGTCGTGATGGTGAAACATGCCTCCTGTGTGCCGCAATCGGCGGCGGCCTTTGAAAAGCTCTTCCGCGATGCCGGCGCGCCGGCCGGCCTTTACACGAATCTTTATGCGACCCGTGCGCAGCTCGAACGACTGGTCGATGATCCCCGCATTGTCGGCGTCGCCTTGACAGGCAGCGAGGGAGCGGGGGCTAAGATTGCCGCGCAGGCTGGACAGAATTTGAAAAAGACCACGCTTGAGCTCGGCGGCAGCGACGCCTTCATCGTGCTGGAGGATGCCGATCTCGAAAAGGCCGTGAAATGGGCGGTCTGGGGCCGCATGAACAATGGCGGCCAATGCTGTGTCGCGTCCAAACGGATCATCGTTGTCGATTCAATCGCTGATAAGTTCCTGACGAAATTCGGCGAAGAGCTTGGCAAACTGCAACCCGGCGATCCGATGGATGAGGCCACCGGCCTGCCGCCCTTATCCTCGCAAGGCGCAGCGGATCAGCTCAACGAGCAGGTCGCAACGGCAGTGAAACATGGCGCTCACGCGCTTCGCGTCGGGCCTGTGCCACCCAACAAGGGCGCCTTTGTCCAGACGACGATCCTGACCGACGTGAAGCCCGAAAATCCGGTCTATTATCAGGAGCTTTTCGGCCCGGTCGCGATGTTCTTCAAGGTCAAGGATGACAAGGAGGCGATCAAGCTCGCCAATGACAATCCTTATGGTCTTGGGGGCTCGGTCTTCACGCAGAACACGGAGCACGGTGTCGAGGTGGCGAAACAGATCGATACCGGCATGGTCTATATCAACCATCCGACCTGGACCAAGGCCGATATTCCCTTCGGTGGCGTCAAGCGTTCGGGCTTCGGACGTGAATTGTCAGCTCTCGGCATTGAGGAGTTCGTGAACAAGAAACTGATCAATGTCGTGCCCATCGATCATCCGGCGTAA
- a CDS encoding ribbon-helix-helix domain-containing protein, whose product MQDVPSHKAASPTPASIIKHSVTIAGHATSISLESAFWDALKEIAEARTLSVAALIAEIDAARVESSPSRKNLSSAIRVYILRTVRK is encoded by the coding sequence ATGCAGGACGTGCCGTCACACAAGGCCGCATCCCCGACGCCGGCGAGCATTATCAAACATTCCGTCACGATCGCTGGCCACGCCACCAGCATTTCGCTCGAATCTGCTTTTTGGGATGCGTTGAAGGAGATTGCCGAGGCGCGCACTCTTTCTGTCGCCGCACTCATTGCCGAGATCGATGCCGCGCGTGTCGAGAGTTCGCCATCGCGCAAAAATCTATCCTCTGCGATCAGGGTCTATATCCTGCGCACCGTCCGGAAGTGA
- the adhP gene encoding alcohol dehydrogenase AdhP, whose product MATKMKAALVHAFGKPLSIEEIDIPSIGPDQILVKLTACGVCHTDLHAASGDWPVKPKLPFIPGHEGVGQIAAVGQSVTWVKEGDIVGVPWLYSACGHCDHCLAGWETLCEHQQETGYSVNGCFAEYVVADPNYVAHLPQGLDPIKVAPVLCAGLTVYKGLKMTDTKPGNWVAISGVGGLGQMAVQYGIAMGLNVIAIDIDEEKLATAKKLGAALTINALHQDPGEEIHKAVGGVHGALITAVSPKAFSQAMKVTRRGGTIVLNGLPPGEFPISIFDMVMDGTTVRGSIVGTRLDMVEALDFFKQGKISTVVATDRLDNINAIFDRLQHGKVNGRIVIDYRS is encoded by the coding sequence TTGGCGACTAAGATGAAGGCGGCGCTTGTCCATGCATTCGGGAAGCCGCTGAGCATTGAGGAGATCGATATTCCCTCGATTGGTCCAGACCAGATTCTCGTAAAATTGACGGCCTGTGGTGTCTGCCATACGGATCTGCATGCGGCGAGTGGTGATTGGCCGGTCAAACCGAAACTGCCTTTCATTCCTGGGCATGAAGGCGTGGGGCAAATTGCAGCGGTCGGACAATCGGTCACATGGGTCAAGGAAGGTGATATCGTCGGGGTGCCCTGGCTTTATTCCGCCTGCGGCCATTGTGATCATTGCCTGGCCGGCTGGGAAACACTTTGCGAGCATCAGCAGGAAACCGGCTATTCGGTCAATGGCTGTTTCGCTGAATATGTCGTCGCGGATCCCAATTATGTCGCGCATCTGCCGCAAGGTCTCGACCCGATCAAGGTCGCGCCGGTCCTTTGCGCCGGGTTGACGGTCTACAAGGGCCTCAAGATGACGGATACAAAGCCCGGAAATTGGGTGGCGATTTCCGGTGTTGGCGGATTGGGGCAAATGGCAGTGCAATATGGTATTGCCATGGGATTGAATGTCATCGCCATCGACATCGACGAAGAAAAGCTTGCGACCGCGAAAAAGCTCGGGGCAGCCTTGACCATCAATGCCCTGCATCAAGATCCGGGCGAAGAGATACACAAAGCGGTTGGGGGTGTGCATGGCGCCTTGATTACCGCTGTCTCTCCCAAGGCTTTCTCGCAGGCGATGAAGGTCACGCGCCGTGGCGGAACCATTGTCCTGAATGGTCTGCCGCCGGGCGAATTTCCCATCTCCATCTTCGACATGGTCATGGATGGCACGACCGTGCGCGGATCGATTGTCGGGACGCGTCTCGATATGGTGGAAGCGCTTGACTTCTTTAAGCAGGGCAAGATTTCGACCGTTGTCGCGACCGACAGGCTGGACAATATCAATGCGATTTTTGATCGCCTGCAACACGGCAAGGTCAATGGCCGTATCGTGATCGATTACAGATCCTGA
- a CDS encoding DUF4169 family protein — translation MGELVNLRRARKDKARQAKDERAAANRLLHGRTRAEREKLDAEKGLAERRLDAHLLLKDQEKGTSDSSS, via the coding sequence ATGGGGGAACTCGTCAACCTGCGCCGTGCGCGCAAGGACAAGGCACGGCAGGCCAAAGATGAGCGCGCCGCCGCCAATCGCCTCCTCCATGGCCGCACGCGCGCCGAGCGCGAAAAACTCGATGCCGAGAAAGGTCTGGCCGAGCGTCGTCTCGATGCGCATCTGCTCCTGAAAGATCAGGAGAAGGGCACTAGCGACTCCAGCTCCTGA